In Clostridium swellfunianum, a genomic segment contains:
- a CDS encoding NCS2 family permease: protein MNDFFKLQENNTTIKTEIIAGITTFITMAYIIFVNPNILSQAGMNSKGLLFGDVAKAGLTVGTDPIIGAVFVATVLSAIIGTLIMGLVANVPFAQAAGMGLNAFFTFYVVGTAKYSWKAALAAVFICGLINVFITVTKIRIAIVNAIPESLKNAIGAGIGLFIALIGFKEAGLVVSDPATLVAFGNVKAPTTLLALFGLVVTVALMVKNVKGSILIGIIITTIAGVVAQVGFGAKLGLFLPQNFNIFSMPPSIKPTLMQLSFSELFTAQTGILTAITIIVSFSLVDTFDTIGTFIGTGAKTGMFDEKNDVPKKGMFPRKIDKALFADATATSIGALLGTSNVTTYVESAAGISQGGRTGLTSVVVAICFFLSLFLSPLVGIVPAQATAPALIIVGVLMISSIMKIDFENFEEALPAFLTVVMMPFTYSIANGIASGFIFYTVVKIVRGKAKEVHPIMYIFAVLFVFKFVLQV, encoded by the coding sequence ATGAATGATTTCTTTAAATTGCAAGAGAACAATACCACAATAAAGACAGAAATTATTGCTGGAATTACCACTTTTATAACAATGGCTTACATTATTTTTGTTAATCCGAACATTTTATCTCAGGCTGGAATGAACTCAAAAGGTTTACTTTTTGGAGATGTTGCAAAGGCTGGCTTAACAGTTGGAACTGACCCTATTATAGGGGCTGTATTCGTTGCAACTGTTCTATCTGCAATTATTGGCACGCTAATAATGGGACTTGTAGCTAATGTTCCTTTTGCACAAGCAGCAGGTATGGGCTTGAATGCCTTTTTCACATTCTATGTAGTTGGAACAGCAAAGTATTCTTGGAAGGCAGCATTAGCAGCAGTATTTATTTGTGGTCTTATTAATGTTTTTATCACAGTTACTAAAATTAGAATAGCAATAGTAAATGCAATCCCTGAATCTCTTAAAAATGCAATTGGAGCTGGTATAGGTTTATTTATAGCGTTAATTGGCTTTAAGGAAGCTGGATTGGTTGTATCTGATCCTGCAACTTTAGTTGCCTTTGGAAATGTGAAAGCTCCAACAACACTGCTAGCGTTATTTGGACTAGTTGTTACAGTTGCTCTTATGGTGAAGAATGTTAAAGGGTCTATCCTTATTGGGATAATAATTACAACTATAGCTGGAGTTGTTGCTCAAGTTGGATTTGGTGCAAAGCTTGGATTATTCCTTCCGCAAAACTTTAATATTTTCTCAATGCCTCCAAGCATAAAGCCTACTTTAATGCAGTTAAGTTTCTCAGAGCTATTCACTGCTCAAACAGGAATACTTACAGCAATAACAATAATAGTTTCCTTCAGCTTGGTTGATACTTTTGATACAATAGGTACATTTATTGGAACTGGCGCGAAAACAGGAATGTTTGATGAAAAGAATGATGTGCCTAAGAAAGGGATGTTCCCAAGAAAGATAGATAAAGCTTTGTTTGCTGATGCTACAGCTACTTCGATAGGAGCACTTCTTGGAACAAGTAACGTTACTACTTATGTAGAAAGCGCCGCAGGTATAAGTCAAGGTGGAAGAACTGGTTTAACATCAGTAGTTGTTGCTATATGTTTCTTCTTATCCTTATTCCTTTCACCATTAGTTGGAATTGTTCCAGCTCAGGCTACTGCTCCGGCACTTATCATAGTTGGTGTGCTCATGATAAGTTCGATTATGAAAATTGATTTTGAAAATTTTGAAGAGGCTCTTCCTGCTTTCCTAACTGTAGTTATGATGCCATTTACCTACAGCATAGCTAACGGTATCGCATCTGGCTTTATATTTTATACAGTTGTTAAAATAGTTAGAGGAAAAGCAAAAGAAGTTCACCCAATAATGTATATTTTTGCTGTACTGTTTGTATTCAAATTTGTCCTACAGGTTTAA
- a CDS encoding MFS transporter — MKKLRFINTVKNFGSSNFHALTHKNFRYFWIGQCVSLIGTWMQNIGQSWLVYTLTDSPFLLGLVGTIQFLPVTIFSLFAGVVVDRFPKKKILIITQSISMLLAFTLSLLVFTHTIKYQHILVLALILGFTNTLDMPTRQSFMVEVVGKSDLMNAIALNSATFNLARILGPAIGAIVMQGVGAAWCFFLNGLSFVAVIYGLLKIEPIAYVRKKSSEKKVLHEILDGLKYIYRTPVLFKTVLMVTVMGIFAFNYNVLLPVFTRTVLHKEGDTYGFLMSALGIGSLIGALTVSLRSKSGPKISIMFYSSVIVSIMLILTGLSSLQFAAALSLAITGIFNINFSTTANSTLQINSEDEYRGRVMSVYALVFAGSTPLGNMFSGTAASNLGASWAFITSGIIILVFMVVLAGMAGIQRRYK, encoded by the coding sequence GTGAAAAAATTAAGGTTTATAAATACTGTTAAGAATTTTGGAAGCAGCAATTTTCATGCATTAACTCACAAAAACTTTAGATATTTCTGGATTGGACAGTGTGTTTCTCTTATAGGAACCTGGATGCAGAACATAGGTCAGTCCTGGCTTGTATATACCTTAACTGATTCTCCATTTTTGCTAGGTCTTGTGGGAACTATTCAGTTTTTACCCGTAACGATATTTTCTTTGTTTGCTGGAGTTGTTGTTGATAGGTTTCCCAAAAAGAAAATACTTATAATAACACAATCTATATCAATGCTGCTTGCTTTTACACTTTCTTTATTGGTTTTTACCCATACAATCAAGTATCAACATATTCTAGTTCTTGCCTTAATATTAGGTTTTACAAACACTCTAGATATGCCTACTAGGCAGTCTTTTATGGTTGAGGTAGTAGGGAAAAGTGATCTCATGAATGCCATAGCTTTAAATTCTGCTACCTTTAATCTGGCGAGAATACTTGGACCAGCAATAGGTGCTATCGTAATGCAGGGTGTTGGAGCGGCTTGGTGCTTTTTCCTTAATGGATTGAGCTTTGTAGCGGTAATTTATGGCCTTTTGAAAATTGAACCTATAGCATATGTGAGGAAGAAGTCATCTGAAAAGAAGGTATTGCATGAAATATTAGATGGGCTTAAATATATATATAGAACTCCCGTTCTGTTTAAGACGGTACTTATGGTTACTGTTATGGGTATTTTTGCGTTTAACTACAACGTACTTCTTCCAGTGTTTACAAGAACTGTACTTCACAAGGAGGGTGACACATACGGATTTTTGATGTCTGCTTTAGGTATAGGTTCGCTAATTGGAGCTTTAACAGTATCTTTAAGAAGCAAATCTGGACCAAAGATTTCTATAATGTTTTATAGTTCTGTAATAGTATCAATAATGTTAATTCTTACAGGATTAAGCAGCTTGCAGTTTGCAGCAGCCTTGTCTTTAGCTATAACAGGTATATTCAATATAAATTTTTCTACTACAGCAAATTCAACACTTCAAATTAATTCTGAGGATGAATACAGAGGTAGAGTAATGAGTGTTTATGCTCTTGTTTTTGCAGGAAGCACCCCTCTAGGAAACATGTTCTCTGGCACTGCTGCATCTAACCTAGGGGCTTCATGGGCGTTTATCACCAGTGGAATAATAATTTTAGTTTTTATGGTTGTTTTAGCAGGTATGGCTGGTATACAAAGAAGATACAAATGA